The Marinomonas maritima genome segment GGTTGAGTTGCCTGTGCTATAGCCAATTATGTCAAAGTTTCCACGCGCTTTTTTGGTGTATTCCTGCAGGTCCTCTAAGGATAGTTGATCGAGTGCGTTTTCGAGTTGCATTGTGGTGAAGCTATTTTTCGTAATTAAAGCGTGCAATGCGCTGCCTGCATTGCGGTACGCTTGTCTGCTTTTTTGATTGGCGAGATCTTTTTTAAGCTGAGTTTTGGCTTGCGCAAAGCGTGTAAGATTTGGACGGAATAAAAACAACTGATCAATCAGCCAAGTAGTGTAGATGCTTTGTTTATCTGAATAGCCATTGGTTCGTAATGTTGCGCCGTTTGTATGAGGGTAAAAGGTGTAACCTAATCCTGCTACAAAAGGTGCGTAGGTAGATTCGCTGATGCTATCGTTAAATAAGCGACTCCATAAGCGGTTCAAGATCGTGTGTTTTGGGGTGTCTGCAGCATGATCAAAGCGAATTCCAATGAAGTTCATTGCAACGGGTTTTCCAAAGCTTGAGTCGGACTTATTCCAGTAGGTGAAGCCTTCTTTTTGAAAAATAATCGATGGAGTGTGGTCTTCTTCATTCATTAAATCGAGAGACTCTGGTATGAAGTTGTTTTTTTCTGGCAGGGTCACTTGTGTGCTTTTTACGGATAAATTGATGAGATCCAAAAAAAACTGGCTGAAGTTATTGTTGCTGTATTCACTTTGATACCAAGGTTCGATTTTCCACGATGTTTTTTGGCCTGCCCAGTTTTCAGGAAACTCTTTATTTGTGATGACTTGAATTAATAAATTTTCTGGGTTGAGTTGTTGTAGTAAGTGACGGATTTGTTCTTCGCTCGCGGCAGACTCTAGGCGGAAGCTGCTTAAAATGTCTTCGGTTGGTATTTTAAGCATTCTGGCGGATAAGGAGCGAGCAAGGTTTTGAGGGTCAACGTAGTTTTGATGGTTGTACATAAGTTGGCTTAGTTTTAGCCCTTCTTCTATGTACATTGGGTTTATAGGTGATGACCTTAGGAGGCTAATAGTGGCGAAAAACCGTTTTGCGACGGTGTCTATTTTTTCAAGTCCTTCATTGCTAAGGCGCATTGTTATAATAAGGAAGGCGTTGTCTTCGTAATCTGCGCTGACATTTGCGGAAATGCCATTGATTAACCCTTCTGACTTAAGGGAGGCATAAAGCGAACCCTTGTCCTCATTGCCTAAAATATACGACAAGTAGCGAGTAGGTTGAGTTTTATAGTTTTTCTTTTGAGCGTCGATTTGGTAGTAAAATTTCAGTGTGTTGTTATCGATTAGTGAGCGAATAAATTGTAAATGTGGTTTGCCTACGGGAATCAGTGTCGGGCGATATATATCTTCTTGCGTGACATTGTTTTTACTCTCTATGCCAGAAAAATATTGATAAGCAAGATTGGCCATTTCTTTGTATGAATGATTGGCGACCAGCACTAATGCCATGTTCTCGCTGTAATAGTTTTGTTTATAAAGGTTAAGAAGTTGCTCTCTTAATGGGTTGTTTGATCGATCCTTAAGGGTGTCTAAAGTGCCAACGGTGAATCGGCTGTATGGGTGTTCAGGGTTTATCAGTGTTTTTAGGGCTTGGTTGTTACGGCGACTTTCTGTTTTGAGTTTTGCTCTGTATTCAGCATCGACGGCATTTTTTTCTCTTTGAGTAAGTGATTCACTGAATAGTGGGGTGATAAAAAATTGTGAAAATCTATCCAGTGCCCCTTCGTATGCAGAAGGCTTTATATCAAAATAAAAATTAGTTGTGTCTGTGCTTGTGTAGGCGTTGTGTGAGCCGCCGTGAGTGTTTATGTAAGATTGGTAGTTGCCAGGCTCCGGGTATTTTTCGGTTCCAAGAAAGAGCATGTGTTCTAAAAAGTGTGCTAGCCCTTGCTGTTTGTCTGGGTCTTGAAAGCTGCCTACGTTTACAGATAAAGACGCGGAAAAACGTTCGGCCTGAGGGTCGCTAACTAGGAGTACTTTGAGGTTGTTTGGTAGCGTTATTAGGTGGTAATTATTTTTATCCGTTAGGCTCTTTTTTTGTATTTTAATGACTTTGTTGTCTGTCGTTGCGCCATTATTGTTTACTTGTGTTGTTTTGTCTTGGCTCATTTCGCTGCTGATACCTAATAAAGAATCTTTTTGAGTTGGATTGGTGGTGTGAGCTGAGAGTGATGTGAGTGCTAAAAAGAATAGGGCGAGATAAGTGGCGGCTTTTTTAAAGGTTTCCATCATTTCGTCAGGCTAACTGAGGTATGCAGTGTGATGCAATGGACATGTTTTTTGTCCATTGCATAAAAAAATAATGTTTTATTGTGCATCTAAAGATTGGCCATTTATTGTTAAGCTGTCTTTTCCCATTAAGTAGAGATACAGCGGCATAATGTCATCTGGTGTCGCTAAAGTGGTTGGGTCTTCTTCTGGATAAGCATTGGCTCGCATGTTAGTTCGAGTTGCACCAGGGTTAATGGCGTTTGCTCGAATGGTAGGGGATTGGCTGGCGAGCTCACTTGAGAGTATCTGCATCATAGCTTCTGTGGCAAATTTTGATATAGCGTAGGCGCCCCAGTTTGCCTTAGCGTTTCTACCAACACCAGATGTTGTAAAGACAATAGAAGCGCTTTCCGCTTTTTGCATCAAAAGTAATAATGCTTGGTTTAATAGTAGTTGGCTGGTGACATTGACCCGCATTACTTGTTCAAACAGCGTTGGATCATAGCTTGCCAGTGTGGTTCGTTCGCCTAGTAAGCTGGCATTATGGAGGATGCCGTCAAGGTGACCAAATTCATTTTCAATGGTGTTGGCAAGCTCTATGTAGTCGTGCTCTGCTGCACCGTCGAGATTTAATGGGACAATGGCGGCTTGCGGGTATTTTTGTTTTTCAATGTGATCGTATACAGCTTCGAGTTTCTTGATAGAGCGGCCTAATAAAATGACAGTCGCCCCATATTTTGCATAAGTAATGGCCGCTGTTTTTCCTATGCCATCGCCTGCGCCTGTAACAAGAATTACCTTGTTTTTGAGTAGCTGGTTGGGGGCTTGATAATGAAACATATCTCCTCCTTATTGCCCTGATTAGGCGTCGGTTTTTTGGGTATGCATTAAGTAGTTTACTGACACGTCTTTGTCGTTCAACTTGTATACTTTTGTTAGTGGGTTATAGGTCATGCCTGTTATGTGGCTAACGTCTAGTCCTGCCTGTCTTGCGTAATTATTTAGTTCAGCCGGTTGGATAAATTTAGCGTAGTCATGAGTGCCTTTTGGAAGCATGTTTAGAACATACTCGGCTCCAATAATCGCAAAAAGGTAGGCTTTTGGATTTCTATTAATAGTAGAAAAAAACACATGGCCACCAGGCTTAACAAGAGTCATGCAGGCTTTGATGACTGAAGAGGGGTCTGGAACATGTTCTAACATTTCAAGGCAGGTCACTATATCGTATTGACCTGCTTCGCGCTCAGCAATCTCTTCTGCTGTTATTTTTTCGTAATCGATATCGAGTTTAGATTCTTCTCGGTGTAATTTGGCGACCGCAAGAGGGGCTTCACCCATATCGATGCCTTTCACCTTGGCGCCAAGCTTTGCCATTGCTTCTGACAAAATGCCACCGCCACAACCAACATCAATGACTTTTTTGTCTTGTAATCCGTTTGCGCGCTCATTTATGTAGTTTGTGCGCAACGGATTGATGTCATGCAGTGGTTTGAATTCATTTTCTGTGTCCCACCAACGGCTTGCTAGGGCTTCAAATTTCGCAACCTCATTTAGGTCTACATTGCTGTTGTGTATGTTTGACATGTCGGGCTTCCATTTTTTGTATTGCTATAATTTGAGTACGTATGCTCGATGTTGGAGCTGCAAAGTGCGTTGCTTATCACTGCCTTTTAAAAGTGTGTTTATACTGAAGCTTATATATGGCTAGTATAGCGTCATCGTAATAGGTGACCAATAGTAAACTTGTATTGTATTGATAATAGACGGTGTGAGTTGGTTAAAGTGGAGTGATGTTTTGAAAGGGCAAGGGTTGATTAAACATAACTAGGTAACAAAACATGTCTCTGAAAGGGGTGTTATTTTTTTCCTTATGGTATGATTCGGCGCTTATAAAAAAGATATTAGGTAGTCTGTCAGACTCCGAGGCATAAGGATCGATTGTATCTATGGGTGAATTAGCCAAAGAAATTATTCCCGTCAGTATCGAAAATGAACTTAAGGGATCTTACCTAGATTATGCGATGAGCGTAATTGTTGGTCGAGCATTGCCTGATGTACGAGATGGGTTAAAACCTGTTCACCGTCGTGTTCTATTTGCGATGAGTGAACTTAAAAATGATTGGAATAAACCGTACAAAAAATCGGCGCGTATCGTCGGTGATGTAATCGGTAAATATCACCCGCATGGTGATTCTGCTGTATACGATACGATTGTTCGTATGGCGCAGCCTTTTTCAATGCGTTATACCTTGGTTGATGGTCAAGGTAACTTCGGTTCTGTCGATGGTGACAGTGCTGCAGCAATGCGTTATACCGAAATCCGTATGGCGAAGATTGCGCATCATCTTCTCATGGATTTAGAAAAAGAAACCGTTGATTTTGTGCCTAACTATGATGGCACTGAATTTATGCCGTCGGTTATGCCGTCTCGCGTACCTGGCCTATTGGTTAATGGTTCTGCTGGTATTGCTGTTGGCATGGCGACTAATATTCCGCCTCATAATCTTGGTGAAATTATCGATGGGTGTCTTGCTGTTATCGACAATGCAGACATTACTATTGATGAACTCATTGATCATATCCCCGGGCCTGATTTTCCTACGGGGGCTTTCATTAATGGCCGCGCTGGCATTCTTGAAGCTTATAAAACAGGTCGTGGTCGCATTTATATGCGTGCTCGTCATCATTTTGAAGACATGGAGAAAGGCAATCGCCAATCCATCGTTTTTACAGAAATTCCTTATCAGTTAAACAAAGCGAAAGTGATCGAAAGGATCGCAGAGCTTGTAAAAGAGAAAAAGCTAGAAGGTATCAGTGAGCTGCGCGACGAGTCTGATAAAGACGGTATGCGTATTGTTATTGAGCTTCGTCGGGGTGAGAATCCAGATGTTGTAGTGAATAATATATTTACGCAAACTCAATTGCAGTCTGTGTTTGGTATTAATATGGTGGCCTTGGTTGATGGTCGCCCTCAGTTACTTAATATTAAACAAATTCTAGAGTGTTTTGTTAAGCACCGTCGTGAAGTGGTTACTCGTCGTACTATTTTTGAGTTACGTAAAGCGCGTGAGCGAGGCCATATTCTTGAAGGTTTGGCTGTTTCTTTAGCCAATATTGATCGCGTCATAGAGCTGATTCGTACATCGCCAACGTCAGCTGAAGCAAAAGAAAAGATTGTAGGTGAGGCTTGGCAGCCTGGTAACGTGGTTGCGATGCTTGAACGTGCTGGTGCTGATGCGTGTCGCCCTGATGATTTGGACGCGGGTTATGGGTTTGTTGGCGGTGCTTATCATTTGTCGCCAGATCAAGCTCAGGCTATTTTGGACTTGCGTTTGCATCGCTTGACTGGCCTAGAGCATGACAAATTGCTTGGCGAATATAAGTCTCTTATTGAGCTTATTGGTGAGCTTCTTAATATTTTATCTAGCCCAGATCGTTTGATGGAAGTAATTCGAGAAGAGCTTGAAGAAGTTCGAGATGCTTTTGGTGATGCGCGTCGCACTGAAATTTTAACTTCTCGTCAAGACTTGACTATTGCCGATTTGATTGACGAAGCACCAATGGTTGTGACGATTTCAAATACCGGTTACGCGAAATCTCAGCCACTCGAAGAGTATCAATCTCAACGCCGTGGTGGTCGTGGTAAATCTTCTGCAAGCATGAAAGATGAAGATCATATTGAGCATCTTCTTGTGACTAGTAGTCATGACACCATTATGCTGTTTAGTAATTTCGGCAAAGTGTACTGGTTGCGTGTCTTTGAAATTCCTGTTGCGAGCCGTGGTGCGAAAGGTCGTCCTATTATTAACTTGTTACCACTAAGAGAGGGCGAGTCAATTTCTGCCTTGTTGCCTTTGCCTGTTGTTGAAGATGCAGGTAAAGAAGAAGGTGATGATGACGTGGCGGATGACGTTACTATAGAGGCGAGCAGCTATATCTTTATGGCGACCGCGAACGGAACCGTTAAGAAAACCGCAATGCAAAACTTTGCACGCCCTCGTTCTACCGGCTTAATCGCATTGAGCTTAGATGAAACGGATGAGCTGGTTGGTGTATCGGTTACGACGGGCGAGAATGACATTATGTTGGTCTCTTCTTCTGGTAAAACGATTCGCTTTAAAGAATCTGATGTTCGAGCGATGGGTCGTACGGCTGCGGGCGTTCGAGGTATTCGATTGGGCGAAGATGCAAAAGTGGTTTCTCTTATCGTTCCTCAGGAAGGTTCAGCGGTATTGATGGCTTGTGAAAACGGCTATGGTAAGCGTACTGCTGTAGAAGACTTCCCAGTTTACGGTCGTGGTGGTCAAGGTGTTATCGGTATTCAAGTATCTGAGCGTAATGGTCCTGTAATTGGCGCCGCTCAAGTAGATGAAACGGATGAAATCATTTTGATTACGGATCAGGGAACGTTGGTTCGTACTAGAGTGACAGAGGTGTCTTGCCAAGGTCGAAATACTCAAGGTGTTACTTTGATTCGTTTGACCAATGATGAACATTTGGTTGGTATTGAACGTGTTGTGGAAGACGATGAAGTAGATATTGAGATCGATGAGGCCGATGGTGCCGTCGTTGATCAGGCACCAAGTGATGGTGACGAATCTCCTGATATTGCTGAAACAGATACTGAGTAGAAAATAAAGCGACGCACCTAGGTGCGTCGCTTTTGTTGTAGATCGTTCTTATAAAGTAATTGCTGAAAAATATTAGAGGTAATAAGCGGGATGAGCCGAGTATATAATTTTTGTTCTGGTCCGGCAGCGCTTCCAGAAGCGGTTTTGAAAAAAGCACAAGCCGAAATGTTAGATTGGCATGGTGCTGGCGTTTCCGTGATGGAAATGAGCCATCGTAGTTCTGAGTTTATGTCGATACTGGCGTCCGCTAAAGCACGTTTGGCGCGCTTGCTGGATATTGGTGATGATTATGATATTTTATTTGTTCAGGGGGGGGCTTCTACCTTATTTGCTCAGATTCCTGCCAACCTAACGAATGGCTTTGATTCAGCGTGTTATTTGGATACTGGCGCATGGTCTTCAAAAGCAATCAAAGAAGCAAAAAGATATACCAAGGTTGATGTGGTTGGCTCTTCTAAAGAACAAAACTATTCTACAGTACCTGACTTCTCCACTCTGGCGTTGGATGAGAATGCGGCTTATTTGCATATTTGCCCAAATGAAACAATTGGTGGTGTTGAATTTTCTGATTTGCCAGAAACCAGTTTGCCCATCGTGGCGGATCTATCTTCTACCATTCTTTCCCGAAAAATAGACGTTAGTAAGTACGGTTTGATTTACGCTGGGGCGCAGAAAAATGTTGGTCCTGCCGGTGTAGTGATTTGTATCATCCGTAAGGATTTACTGGCTCGCAGCGCTGACGATTTACCATCTATATGGAATTTCGCCCATTTGGCGGAGAATGATTCCATGATAAATACGCCGCCCACTTATGCGATTTATTTAGCGGATCTTGTGTTCGAGTGGTTGGAAGGACAAGGCGGAGTCGAGGCAATCGAAGCGGTAAATATTCGTAAGGCACAAGCTTTGTATGACTTTATCGATTCAAGTAAGTTTTACTCTAATCCGGTTGATCCTGCTTTTCGATCTCGAATGAATGTGCCTTTTATATTGGCTGATGATTCTCTGGGCGCGCTGTTTATTGAAGAATCTGAAGCGGCTGGGTTGCGTACATTGGCTGGGCATCGATCTGTTGGTGGTATGCGAGCAAGCATATATAACGCGATGCCGATGGAAGGGGTTGTGGCCTTAATTGACTTTATGCGCGCTTTCGAAAAACGTCACGGGTAACTAAAATGTCGAATTCTAAACAGGCGGTGCCAGAAACTCTGCCTTTATTGCGTGATCGTATTGATTCTATTGATTCGCAAATACAGCTGTTGATTAATGAACGTGCAACTTGTGCGCAAAAGGTTGCTGACGTTAAGTTGGCTGAGCAAGGCGGTGATGTGGTTGTCTTTTATCGCCCTGAGCGCGAGGCTCAAGTTTTGCGTAGAGTGATGGAGCGTAATGAAGGGCCTTTAGGGAATGAAGAGATGGCGAAGATTTTTCGTCAAGTAATGTCTTCTTGTCTTGCGCTTGAGAAGCCAATGCGCATTGCGT includes the following:
- a CDS encoding insulinase family protein; amino-acid sequence: MMETFKKAATYLALFFLALTSLSAHTTNPTQKDSLLGISSEMSQDKTTQVNNNGATTDNKVIKIQKKSLTDKNNYHLITLPNNLKVLLVSDPQAERFSASLSVNVGSFQDPDKQQGLAHFLEHMLFLGTEKYPEPGNYQSYINTHGGSHNAYTSTDTTNFYFDIKPSAYEGALDRFSQFFITPLFSESLTQREKNAVDAEYRAKLKTESRRNNQALKTLINPEHPYSRFTVGTLDTLKDRSNNPLREQLLNLYKQNYYSENMALVLVANHSYKEMANLAYQYFSGIESKNNVTQEDIYRPTLIPVGKPHLQFIRSLIDNNTLKFYYQIDAQKKNYKTQPTRYLSYILGNEDKGSLYASLKSEGLINGISANVSADYEDNAFLIITMRLSNEGLEKIDTVAKRFFATISLLRSSPINPMYIEEGLKLSQLMYNHQNYVDPQNLARSLSARMLKIPTEDILSSFRLESAASEEQIRHLLQQLNPENLLIQVITNKEFPENWAGQKTSWKIEPWYQSEYSNNNFSQFFLDLINLSVKSTQVTLPEKNNFIPESLDLMNEEDHTPSIIFQKEGFTYWNKSDSSFGKPVAMNFIGIRFDHAADTPKHTILNRLWSRLFNDSISESTYAPFVAGLGYTFYPHTNGATLRTNGYSDKQSIYTTWLIDQLFLFRPNLTRFAQAKTQLKKDLANQKSRQAYRNAGSALHALITKNSFTTMQLENALDQLSLEDLQEYTKKARGNFDIIGYSTGNSTKDQTKELANSLYNRFSGRLIPREPLEIETKNLTAQQKHHYQFESTSDDSVVLYSIIDTSKQSSATSNKAITEKACFSILRTLISSPFYQDLRTNQQLGYIVGAQDLSIRNTPILGLLVQSPNKDSITIINAMENFLKEQRVRLQDLQEGEFEGAKNALLSELRMNAKNLSDNALREWHQIAKSEPDFQTREEWIESVEKIQRKDFIAFIKDKLQSTDTTKIIIHNKTFPTQLIEQQGWKEASLSTPNL
- the ubiG gene encoding bifunctional 2-polyprenyl-6-hydroxyphenol methylase/3-demethylubiquinol 3-O-methyltransferase UbiG, whose protein sequence is MSNIHNSNVDLNEVAKFEALASRWWDTENEFKPLHDINPLRTNYINERANGLQDKKVIDVGCGGGILSEAMAKLGAKVKGIDMGEAPLAVAKLHREESKLDIDYEKITAEEIAEREAGQYDIVTCLEMLEHVPDPSSVIKACMTLVKPGGHVFFSTINRNPKAYLFAIIGAEYVLNMLPKGTHDYAKFIQPAELNNYARQAGLDVSHITGMTYNPLTKVYKLNDKDVSVNYLMHTQKTDA
- the serC gene encoding 3-phosphoserine/phosphohydroxythreonine transaminase, with the translated sequence MSRVYNFCSGPAALPEAVLKKAQAEMLDWHGAGVSVMEMSHRSSEFMSILASAKARLARLLDIGDDYDILFVQGGASTLFAQIPANLTNGFDSACYLDTGAWSSKAIKEAKRYTKVDVVGSSKEQNYSTVPDFSTLALDENAAYLHICPNETIGGVEFSDLPETSLPIVADLSSTILSRKIDVSKYGLIYAGAQKNVGPAGVVICIIRKDLLARSADDLPSIWNFAHLAENDSMINTPPTYAIYLADLVFEWLEGQGGVEAIEAVNIRKAQALYDFIDSSKFYSNPVDPAFRSRMNVPFILADDSLGALFIEESEAAGLRTLAGHRSVGGMRASIYNAMPMEGVVALIDFMRAFEKRHG
- a CDS encoding YciK family oxidoreductase encodes the protein MFHYQAPNQLLKNKVILVTGAGDGIGKTAAITYAKYGATVILLGRSIKKLEAVYDHIEKQKYPQAAIVPLNLDGAAEHDYIELANTIENEFGHLDGILHNASLLGERTTLASYDPTLFEQVMRVNVTSQLLLNQALLLLMQKAESASIVFTTSGVGRNAKANWGAYAISKFATEAMMQILSSELASQSPTIRANAINPGATRTNMRANAYPEEDPTTLATPDDIMPLYLYLMGKDSLTINGQSLDAQ
- the gyrA gene encoding DNA gyrase subunit A, coding for MGELAKEIIPVSIENELKGSYLDYAMSVIVGRALPDVRDGLKPVHRRVLFAMSELKNDWNKPYKKSARIVGDVIGKYHPHGDSAVYDTIVRMAQPFSMRYTLVDGQGNFGSVDGDSAAAMRYTEIRMAKIAHHLLMDLEKETVDFVPNYDGTEFMPSVMPSRVPGLLVNGSAGIAVGMATNIPPHNLGEIIDGCLAVIDNADITIDELIDHIPGPDFPTGAFINGRAGILEAYKTGRGRIYMRARHHFEDMEKGNRQSIVFTEIPYQLNKAKVIERIAELVKEKKLEGISELRDESDKDGMRIVIELRRGENPDVVVNNIFTQTQLQSVFGINMVALVDGRPQLLNIKQILECFVKHRREVVTRRTIFELRKARERGHILEGLAVSLANIDRVIELIRTSPTSAEAKEKIVGEAWQPGNVVAMLERAGADACRPDDLDAGYGFVGGAYHLSPDQAQAILDLRLHRLTGLEHDKLLGEYKSLIELIGELLNILSSPDRLMEVIREELEEVRDAFGDARRTEILTSRQDLTIADLIDEAPMVVTISNTGYAKSQPLEEYQSQRRGGRGKSSASMKDEDHIEHLLVTSSHDTIMLFSNFGKVYWLRVFEIPVASRGAKGRPIINLLPLREGESISALLPLPVVEDAGKEEGDDDVADDVTIEASSYIFMATANGTVKKTAMQNFARPRSTGLIALSLDETDELVGVSVTTGENDIMLVSSSGKTIRFKESDVRAMGRTAAGVRGIRLGEDAKVVSLIVPQEGSAVLMACENGYGKRTAVEDFPVYGRGGQGVIGIQVSERNGPVIGAAQVDETDEIILITDQGTLVRTRVTEVSCQGRNTQGVTLIRLTNDEHLVGIERVVEDDEVDIEIDEADGAVVDQAPSDGDESPDIAETDTE